Proteins co-encoded in one Colletes latitarsis isolate SP2378_abdomen chromosome 2, iyColLati1, whole genome shotgun sequence genomic window:
- the LOC143347471 gene encoding uncharacterized protein LOC143347471: MSTLLVGRLAYRQRLFSHCGMDYFGPMSVKIGRRREKCWRVLFTCLTTRAIHVELAHSLSASSAIMALQRLASRRGSAVAVYSDNGTNFKGDCKELKKAIAELDREELQEYTLVHEIKWVFNPPDAPHMDGAWERLIRSVKTVLHVVLREQAPSEEVLYTLLTEIEHSVNSRPLTHVPVDPRDREALTPNHLLIGTSSGSIVLGRYEPRSACLR, encoded by the coding sequence atgtctacgcTATTAGTGGGGAGACTAGCATACAGACAGAGACTGTTCAGCCACTGTGGAATGGATTATTTCGGACCCATGTCGGTTAAAATCGGCCGACGTAGGGAGAAATGCTGGAGAGTTCTTTTTACGTGTCTTACTACGAGAGCCATACACGTAGAGCTGGCCCACAGCTTGAGTGCAAGTTCAGCAATTATGGCTTTGCAGCGGTTGGCTTCCCGGAGAGGTTCTGCCGTTGCTGTGTATAGTGACAACGGCACGAATTTCAAGGGCGATTGCAAGGAGCTTAAAAAAGCTATCGCCGAACTGGATAGAGAGGAACTGCAAGAATATACATTGGTACACGAAATAAAATGGGTATTTAACCCACCGGATGCTCCACATATGGACGGCGCGTGGGAGCGCCTCATAAGATCGGTGAAAACTGTACTACACGTGGTACTACGCGAACAAGCTCCATCCGAGGAAGTACTGTACACGTTATTGACCGAAATAGAGCATTCGGTCAATTCGCGACCCTTAACGCATGTTCCTGTTGATCCGCGGGATCGCGAGGCACTCACGCCTAATCATCTTCTGATCGGCACATCCTCTGGAAGTATAGTGTTAGGAAGATACGAGCCGCGATCCGCATGTTTACGATAA
- the LOC143347526 gene encoding uncharacterized protein LOC143347526, whose product LSDLHEWYDLRVIEPILASLDEFQERDSGWALSRILNLIVNVNKFMPMHVGCTMQLPREIQLKKAVINVRSTDNACFAWSVVAALHPAESHVYRASSYPHYTTMLNIKDIEFPMALNQIKKFEHLHQRLYHCVLPIRVADKKMERHVNLLYLEGANDVGHFAWIKNICLHYFSSNEKLEAHTMDCEKISDCAIILPNDDDSKSLSFSNYNRKERVRFIVYADLACILGKADTD is encoded by the exons TTATCTGACCTACACGAATGGTATGATTTGCGCGTCATCGAACCCATTCTAGCATCCTTAGACGAGTTTCAGGAACGCGATAGTGGGTGGGCACTGTCACGTatacttaatttaattgttaatgtaaataaatttatgCCAATGCATGTGGGATGTACCATGCAATTACCGCGAGAGATACAACTAAAGAAAGCTGTAATCAACGTACGCTCGACGGACAATGCGTGTTTCGCGTGGTCGGTGGTGGCTGCCCTGCatccagccgaaagtcacgTATATCGGGCATCCtcatatcctcattatacaacAATGTTGAATATCAAAgatattgaatttccaatggcattgaaccaaattaaaaagtttgaacatcTCCATCAACGTCTATACCattgt GTGTTACCGATACGAGTCGCCGATAAGAAGATGGAAAGGCATGTtaatttgttgtatttagaaggagcaaacgacgtGGGACATTTCGCGTGGATCAAGAACATATGCTTGCACTACTTTAGTTCGAATGAGAAGCTGGAAGCTCAcaccatggattgtgagaagatTAGTGATTGTGCAATCATATTACCAAATGATGATGACAGCAAGTCGCTTAGCTTCAGTAACTACAACAGGAAAGAGCGTGTTCGGTTTATTGTGTATGCCGATCTGGCATGCATCCTGGGAAAAGCAGATACTGATTGA
- the LOC143351524 gene encoding LOW QUALITY PROTEIN: uncharacterized protein LOC143351524 (The sequence of the model RefSeq protein was modified relative to this genomic sequence to represent the inferred CDS: inserted 1 base in 1 codon) produces the protein MCILDISKVCLYEFYHDYMLPTHSNECKIMYTDTDSLIYHIECDNIYQLMIRDIARFDTSDYPTGNRYGIPLANKKVPGLMKDENNGAIMTEFVGLRAKMYTLQVDGKNDTKKVKGIRSNIIARTITFDDYVECLMDEIEKICQQSCXRSTLHEVYTILETKIVLSPYDDKRYIIPYSTETLPWGHYKIPL, from the exons ATGTGCatactagatatatctaaggtttgtttgtatgaattctatcacgattacatgttaccaacacatagcaatgaatgtaaaattatgtacaccgacacagacagtctaatctacCACATCGAGTGTGACAATATTTATCAACTTATGATACGTGATATTGCCCGTtttgacacgagcgattatcccacaggtaatcgatatggtattccgcttgctaataagaaggtaccaggtttaatgaaagatgaaaataatggtgCGATTATGACCGAATTTGTCGGACTGAGAGCAAAGATGTACACCTTGCAAGTCGATGGTAAGAAtgatacgaaaaaggtgaaaggtatTAGGAGTAATATTATAGCAcgaactataacatttgatgattatgtgGAATGTTTGATGGATGAGATTGAAAAGATTTGTCAACAATCAT ATAGATCCACGTTGCACGAAGTGTACACGATAttagaaacaaaaattgttcTTAGTCCGtacgatgacaaacgatatattATACCATATTCGACCGAGACGCTGCCATgggggcattataaaataccgctttag